DNA sequence from the Sulfitobacter pacificus genome:
CCTCCGCACGCGAGTAGCCCTGCTCCAGGATCGCGTGCGCGAACCGGACACGTTCATAGTAGCTCAGCTCCGCGCGGCCGGCATTTTCGAGGCCTTTCGCCATCAATGCATCGGTATCATCGAGCGTCCGTATCAGAGCCCGCACTGGTATCCCCAGATAGCGGCACGCAAGTATTCGTCTCTGGCCGTAGATGATCTCAAAATGCCCGTCACGATCCTTCGAAGGACGTAGAAGCACCGGGACTTGCTGCCCGGCATCAGCGATGCTGGTTGCGAGATCCTTGATCGATTCATTCGGTGCGGCGCTGTTAACAGCTGTTAACTCAATATCCAGTCGGTCTTTCGGACCCCAAGCAAGGATCAAGTTGGCGTCGATTTCCTGAATGCCGCCGAGACCCGCACGAACAGAGCCGATAGTTCCTTTCGGCAATGTTCGATGAGCTCTATCAGAAGCCCCGTCTTTCGACCCCTCAGTCGCCGCAGTTATCGCAGCCATGATGCCGGTTTTGTTTTTACCCATTGCCATGATTACCGCCCCCAAGCCTTTTGAAGCATTCCCGCAATCTCCGAACCAACCGCATCCATGCTGTTCTTTGCGCGATCATAGGTCGACCTTGTCATCTCGGAGCGCGCAACCTCGTAGATCGACATCTTGAGCATCGATGCGTCGCCGATAGCCGTACTACGTAGTCCGGTCGCCCCAACGACACGATCCTGGAACAGAGCGCGCATTAGGCTCACGATCTGCTGACTTGGGATATCGCTCGGATCGTCCCGCGTGATGAGGAAGGAGAAAAAATCATGATCGAGTTTGACGCCCGTGTCCTCGATCACACCAAGATAAGCAGAAGTCATTTCGACAAACTGCTGGGTGGAAGCAAGGTCGAGCATGCTCGGCGTCATCGGCACGATGACCGAGGTCGCAGCGTAGAGGCCGGTCAAAGTCAAGAATCCGAGAGCTGGCGGGCTGTCGATCACCACTACATCGTAGTCGCTCTCAACGGACTGGATCGCCAGACTGAGCTTCTCAAAGAACGCAACACCGCGCCCTGCATTGACCGCTGTTTCAGTCTCAAATTCGCTCAGCACAAGGCGGGCAGGTGCCAAGTGCAATCCAGGGAAATAGGTTTCCACAACAGCTTCCGACATCGGTACTGGATCGTCATAACGAAGTGCGTCGTAAATCGAAGCGCCTTCAAACTCCAGTTCAGTTTGAATCCCGCAAAAGCCAGTGAGGCTCCCTTGTGGGTCCAAGTCAATCGCCAGCACCCGGTAACCACTCAAAGCAAGGTAGTGACACAGATGGATCGCAGAGGTGGACTTTGCAGATCCACCTTTGAAGTTCATCAGCTGAATAACCTGAAGCTTGTCACCCTCGCGACGCCCAGGAAGATACTTACCCGGCTTTCGAGAGCTTGCCTCCAGGAAATGGCGCGCTTGCAGGATCTCATCACCGGAATAGAAGCGCCGTCCGTTCTTGATTACTTCAGGCTCCGGCAAGGACCCGTCGCTATGGCACTTGCGCAAGAATTGCCCGGTCACCCCTAGAAGATCAGCAGTCTCTGTAGCGCTGAATAGTCTCAAATTCTTGCGTTGATCGGGCGCGTAGGCTTGTTGAAGATGCGTCGTGAGCGCGGTGTGTAGACGCGCCGCCATCTGGCTTGTAAGCTCGGATTGAGACGCCGCTTCGATTGGTGCCGTCTGAAACATGGTTGCTATTTCTCTGCTCGAACGCGCTTATTTGCGCAACTTGACTCTAATGGCCGTGATTCACCATGTTAAGTCAAGGATTTTATCCACAAATTGTGCTGTCGGACCAAAGGTCTACTAGGGAAGCCACGCACCCTCTAGAGTTAACAGCTGTTAACAGCACTCACAAAATTGTGGTTCACGAGTGCATCTGGCGCAGACTGGGTGTCGCTAGCGCACGGTTTCTCAATGGTGTCTTGACCGAAAATCCGATTAGCGAGAGATACAGCGAACTCAGGCCGGATCGGACAACGCACCGACAGACTTACGGCAAACCCAAGGCCCAATTGGATCGACATTCAAAGCTACATTGATACTTGGGTGCCGGGCCCAAACGATCAGATCAAACGCACTTCATGCGCATGGATGCACAAGGCCCTGTTGTCTGAGGCGTCAATGATCCCCAGCAGGGTAGGGGGCATCGCGGCTTCTCGCGTCGCGGGAACAGTATCCGGCACAAAGCACAGCGTAGACAGGACCAATTCAACCACGCCTCACCTAACCGCGAGACCTATCCGATGAGACCAAATCATAGAAGGAGGAGGTGCGATCCGTGACATTCTGGGTTCAAGAGATTGTTCAGGGATCATAAGTTCAGCACTCAAAGAAGCCGATGCGCTCACTCGACGGCTTCGAAGACCACTGGAAAGCAACCGCGGACCACGTTTTTGCTTCAGCACAACCTATGGCTCCCGTCACCGATTCTCTGAGGGCAAATTGCGCCCAGTTTTGTTGTTCAGATGATCCGCGTAGAATGATCCATGGCTGATACTTTCCGAAGATCCAGGTTCAGGAACCGTCGTCGAGAAATACTAGGGCAGGGACCTCGATCATTGTCCCGGTCTTGGCTAAATCGATTGTCAGCTACTGGAGACAAGTCGAAACCGTTGGGAGCGCACCGTACCTTTACTCGACGCCACCACAGGTTCGTGCCCGGTCGAGGGTTTGCAGGTCAAAACGCATTAGGTAGGTTGCGCCCCGGCAGAGACATATCATCTATCTGTCTATAGTACGGCGTTTGTGTCTGGCCCACTGATCGCCGGGTGCCAGCATTTTGGAGCGGGGAAATGCACGACGGATTGCGCGTGGAACATCTGTTGCGCTTCGTGAACCCATTCACCTGCCCGCAAAGTGCGCTGCAACAATGCAATCGTTCCATGGCGTGGAAGATTTACAAGGTTGCGATTAGTGCGCGGACCTCAGCAACCCCAGCTTTTCAGCACGCTCCAGCAGCATCTTCACAGAGGAAGGCTGCCAGCTAGTACGGCCTCGAGGGGTGCGCTCACGCATCGATTCTAGCCGGTCGCAGATCGCCTGCAGTGTGATTTCGGGGTCCGAGCCTTTGATGGCAGCCACGATAGCTGGCAGGCGGTCATCGGTTTCGCGGCGTCCGGCGCGGCCAAGCACTTCATCTGGTAGAAACCCGTCGCGGACATAGGCTTTCACAGCACGGAGTAGGCGGCTTTGGGTCCAGTGCCGGTCGTGGGGCAGGGGGCCATTAATGATTCGCAAAACATCTTCCCAGGCCATATCCGGCCGTAGGCGTCGCACGTGGGGCACCCAATCCTGCGCGGTTTCGCTCAGGCGCTCCATGTAGCCGTCCTGTCGTGCCAGCCGCACCTTGCGCAGCGCGGCGGGGTCTTTGGTGCGAAGCCCAGGATTGCCACCAACGCGCCCTTTGGCGCGCGCAGAGGCAAGCCCGGCCTTTGTCCGCTCACGTATCAGCGCGCGCTCGAACTCGGCCGCGGCGCCCAGAACCTGCAATGTGAATTTTCCTTGAGGGGAGGCGGTGTCGATTGGATCCTGCAGCGAGCGGAAGAAAGCTCCCTTGGCCTCCAGACGTTCGATCACCTCCAGCAGATGCGACAGGGATCGCGCAAGCCGGTCGATCCGCACAACGACCAGCGTATCGCCGCTCTGGACGCGTTCGAGCAAACGCGCGAGTACAGGACGCGCGCGATTGCCGCCTGAGGCGTGCTCTTCAAAGATCTCGGCACAGCCCGCAGATTGCAGCGCCTCAGACTGGGGCAGGGGGGTCTGATCCTCCGTGGAAACGCGGGCATAGCCTATCAGGGGCATGAAAACGGGGCCGATTGCAATTTCATATGCCGTTACTAAACGACCGTTTGGAGACGACGGTGCGAGGGCTTACTCATTGACCAAATCCCTCATTGGCATATATTGCCAACTCAAGGAGGCTCGTCTCATGGTGACACGCAATGTCGTTCTGACCGAAACCCAGGACCAGCTGGTTCAGGCCTTGGTGGCATCCGGACGCTATCAGAATGTGAGCGAAGCAATGCGCGCCGGGCTTCGGCTGCTGGAGCAGGAAGAAGCCCAGTTCACCGGGATCCGGCAAGGGCTGCTTGAGGGATTGGCGCAGGCCAAAGCCGGCAAATTTGCCGAGGGTAGCGGAGAAGACGCGATCCGGCGCGCCTTTCGGCAAGCCCGCGCGTCTTCATGAGCCGATCCTTCCGGCTGACGCGTCGTGCGGAAGCCAGCCTCACCGAGATCGCCAGATGGACGATCGAGAATTTTGGGCTGCGCCAGGCAGAGCTTTACGAGGCGGAACTGCTCAACCGTTGTCAGGCGATCCTGAACTGCGAGGCGCATAGCCGGAGCTGTGCGGTTCTGGTAGACGAAGCTGCGGATTTGCGGTTTACGAGGGCAGGGGAGCATTTCCTGGTTTTTTTGGACCAGCACAACGAGGTCGTCATCGTCGATATCCTGCACTCTCGCAGTGATCTGCCTCGTCATGTGGCGGCGCTGACGGCGTTGAAGAACGAAGGCCTCTAATCCGCGTCACAACCCCGCAGCCT
Encoded proteins:
- the repB gene encoding plasmid partitioning protein RepB, yielding MAMGKNKTGIMAAITAATEGSKDGASDRAHRTLPKGTIGSVRAGLGGIQEIDANLILAWGPKDRLDIELTAVNSAAPNESIKDLATSIADAGQQVPVLLRPSKDRDGHFEIIYGQRRILACRYLGIPVRALIRTLDDTDALMAKGLENAGRAELSYYERVRFAHAILEQGYSRAEACQALAISKNTLSQLERINRLVPLAVGEAIGAAPGAGRPKWTTLATAFEKVQLSEEGVLGVLGQSGDLDSDGRLDLVLKEIGKRGKQERSVEERSPVPGVQIKSGKSGLSVTVKRAGENTRFANWLDQNLDQLIQDSFDRFQSESHEG
- the repA gene encoding plasmid partitioning protein RepA, which codes for MFQTAPIEAASQSELTSQMAARLHTALTTHLQQAYAPDQRKNLRLFSATETADLLGVTGQFLRKCHSDGSLPEPEVIKNGRRFYSGDEILQARHFLEASSRKPGKYLPGRREGDKLQVIQLMNFKGGSAKSTSAIHLCHYLALSGYRVLAIDLDPQGSLTGFCGIQTELEFEGASIYDALRYDDPVPMSEAVVETYFPGLHLAPARLVLSEFETETAVNAGRGVAFFEKLSLAIQSVESDYDVVVIDSPPALGFLTLTGLYAATSVIVPMTPSMLDLASTQQFVEMTSAYLGVIEDTGVKLDHDFFSFLITRDDPSDIPSQQIVSLMRALFQDRVVGATGLRSTAIGDASMLKMSIYEVARSEMTRSTYDRAKNSMDAVGSEIAGMLQKAWGR
- a CDS encoding recombinase family protein, with the translated sequence MPLIGYARVSTEDQTPLPQSEALQSAGCAEIFEEHASGGNRARPVLARLLERVQSGDTLVVVRIDRLARSLSHLLEVIERLEAKGAFFRSLQDPIDTASPQGKFTLQVLGAAAEFERALIRERTKAGLASARAKGRVGGNPGLRTKDPAALRKVRLARQDGYMERLSETAQDWVPHVRRLRPDMAWEDVLRIINGPLPHDRHWTQSRLLRAVKAYVRDGFLPDEVLGRAGRRETDDRLPAIVAAIKGSDPEITLQAICDRLESMRERTPRGRTSWQPSSVKMLLERAEKLGLLRSAH
- a CDS encoding type II toxin-antitoxin system ParD family antitoxin; this encodes MVTRNVVLTETQDQLVQALVASGRYQNVSEAMRAGLRLLEQEEAQFTGIRQGLLEGLAQAKAGKFAEGSGEDAIRRAFRQARASS
- a CDS encoding type II toxin-antitoxin system RelE/ParE family toxin, with the protein product MSRSFRLTRRAEASLTEIARWTIENFGLRQAELYEAELLNRCQAILNCEAHSRSCAVLVDEAADLRFTRAGEHFLVFLDQHNEVVIVDILHSRSDLPRHVAALTALKNEGL